The genome window ACCATTTCCAATAGTAATAATACACTAATTGCCATTTTGGAAAATCTTTAGGTAACATTCGCCACTGACAACCTGTTTTTACGAGATAATTAATCGCATTCCAAATGATTTTCAAATTATATTTCCGCTTTCTATCATCGAATTCTAAAGTCTTTTTTATAAATTGCCACTGGGTTTCTGTCAAATCGGTTGGATACATCTTTTTATGGTTTGGTCACTACAAAAAGACAAATTTCAATCGGTTTCTTTAACCCATAACAATTATTTATTTTAAATTTTTAAACAGGCTCTAAGGATTCCAATAAATCAAAACCTGATTTTTCAGGCATCTGAATATCCAAAAAAATCAAATCAGGCATTTCCGATTCAATTAAATCCCTGGCATCATCAGCATTTTCCGCTTCACCGACAAGAACAAAATCTTCATATGCCTTTAATGCATTTTTTAATTCTTCCCTTGACAAACGCTCATCATCTACTATTATAACTTTTATCTTTTTCATTTTGATGGGATTAAAATAGTAGCCAAAACCGTTTCGTCTTCCCGATTTCCAATTTCAAAAGAAGCTTTCCCATTATACTGCAACAACAGCCGCTCTCTCAGATTATTCAGACCTATGCCGGAATCTTTAATCTCGTTACTTAGCTTACCCGAATTTTGAACACTGATTTTTATAAAATCATTTTCCTCTTCAACGGTCACAGAAATATATCCACCATTTTTTCTTTTTTCAATTCCATGTTTAATTGCATTTTCAACCAGCGACTGAATACTCAAAGGCAGAATTAAATGCTCTGACAGATTTAAACGTGTTTCAATATTTATTTGCAGACGTTCCTCAAATCGTATTTTCTCTAATTCCAAATAATCATTAACAAGGTTAATTTCATCATTTAAGGAAACTAATCTCCCAATATTACTGTTTAACGAATTCCTTAGCAACTCAGACAATAAATCAATTGCCCGCCTTGCCGAATGTGGATTTTCCAATACCAAAAATTTTATACTGTTCAATGAATTAAAAAGTAAATGCGGATTAAGCTGTGCGCTAAGGTTATTCAATTGTGCTTCTTTTATCACAATCGACAATCGGGCATTTTCTTTTACCGTTTCCAGCTCAAGTCTCGAATAATGATAAAGATGGTACGCCAATACCCAAATAGACATTAATCTGACACCTGTGATAAAAATCTGTAATTGCGCAGATTTGAAAAACTCAAAAAATGAAACAGTTGAACTTT of Flavobacterium marginilacus contains these proteins:
- a CDS encoding sensor histidine kinase; amino-acid sequence: MKKGTGISAYWKIQLVAWIMTSLYWGFSAYFNGNFIWGLGLADLILDVSIGITLTHLHRNFALKKGWNKLNLKILVPRIVLSVLVLSVLYVFLIVGKLYLVRLFILKSSTVSFFEFFKSAQLQIFITGVRLMSIWVLAYHLYHYSRLELETVKENARLSIVIKEAQLNNLSAQLNPHLLFNSLNSIKFLVLENPHSARRAIDLLSELLRNSLNSNIGRLVSLNDEINLVNDYLELEKIRFEERLQINIETRLNLSEHLILPLSIQSLVENAIKHGIEKRKNGGYISVTVEEENDFIKISVQNSGKLSNEIKDSGIGLNNLRERLLLQYNGKASFEIGNREDETVLATILIPSK
- a CDS encoding LytR/AlgR family response regulator transcription factor, translating into MKKIKVIIVDDERLSREELKNALKAYEDFVLVGEAENADDARDLIESEMPDLIFLDIQMPEKSGFDLLESLEPV